One genomic window of Arachis stenosperma cultivar V10309 chromosome 10, arast.V10309.gnm1.PFL2, whole genome shotgun sequence includes the following:
- the LOC130954176 gene encoding agamous-like MADS-box protein MADS2: MGRGRVELKRIENKINRQVTFAKRRNGLLKKAYELSVLCDAEVALIIFSNRGKLYEFCSSNSMLKTLERYQKCSYGAVEVNKPAKELENSYREYLKLKARFESLQRTQRNLLGEDLGPLGTKELEQLERQLDTSLRQVRSTKTQFMLDQLADLQNKEQILVEANRSLTMKLEEINSRNQYRQPWEAGEQSMQYGTQNAHSQGFFQPLECNPTLQIGPDYRYNPVASDQITATTQAQQVNGFVPGWML, from the exons ATGGGAAGGGGAAGAGTGGAACTGAAAAGAATAGAGAACAAGATAAACAGGCAGGTGACGTTTGCAAAGAGGAGGAATGGACTTCTCAAGAAAGCTTATGAGCTTTCTGTTCTGTGTGATGCTGAAGTTGCTCTTATCATCTTCTCTAACCGCGGAAAGCTTTATGAGTTTTGTAGCAGCAATAG CATGCTCAAAACACTTGAAAGGTACCAAAAATGTAGCTATGGTGCGGTGGAAGTCAACAAACCTGCCAAAGAGCTTGAG AACAGTTACCGTGAGTATCTAAAACTGAAAGCAAGATTTGAATCTCTTCAAAGGACTCAGAG GAACCTTCTTGGGGAAGACTTAGGTCCATTAGGCACCAAAGAGCTTGAGCAGCTTGAGCGTCAACTTGATACATCTCTCAGGCAAGTCAGGTCTACTAAG ACTCAATTCATGCTGGACCAGTTAGCTGATCTGCAAAACAAG GAACAGATTCTGGTGGAAGCAAACAGATCTTTAACCATGAAG CTGGAGGAAATCAATTCAAGAAACCAGTACCGGCAACCGTGGGAGGCCGGCGAACAAAGCATGCAATATGGTACACAGAATGCTCACTCTCAAGGCTTTTTCCAGCCTCTGGAATGCAATCCCACATTGCAGATAGG TCCTGATTACAGGTACAACCCTGTAGCTTCAGATCAGATAACAGCAACAACTCAGGCTCAACAAGTGAATGGATTTGTTCCTGGATGGATGCTTTGA